The genomic segment CCGTTCGCCGGGATCACGCCCGCGACTGCCGTCGGTGGGAGCGTCATCCGCGTGCCGCTGCCCACGCCCGAACTGCGGGACGCCGCCGCGACGCTGGCGACCGCCGCCTTTCGCGCGGGCGACGCCGAGGTCGGGGAATCCTTCAAGCCACTCCTGGGAGAGTTGGAGAAAGGGGTCGCGCGGACCATCAAAACTGGGAGCGTCGATTTCGGCACGGCCGTCACCGGACCCGACAAGGGCGGGCTATATACTGTCGTGGCCGCGCTGGCATACGACGACCCGACCGGGCTGGAAAAAGAGTTGCGGGCGCTGGTGAAGGGCTCGCCGGCGGCACGGGCGCTAGTCCGGCTCGATGCGGCGAAGGCGGGCGGATTCGCCGTCCACACGGCGGCCGTCGGCGGGCTCCTCCCGCCCGAGGCCCAAAAGCTGTTCGGCAAGGACGCGACCGTTTACCTGGCGTTCGGCCCGCAGGCGGTCTACGCGGCGTTCGGCCCGAACGGCCCGGCGGAACTCACCCGCGTGGTCGCGCTCAAGCCGGCCCCGGCGCCGCTCGTGCTTACGCAGATGAACACGAAGCGCGTCCTCGGGATGTTCGCGGCCGTGGACGAAAACGCGGCCAAGGAGCTTGCCAGGCAACTTCCCTCGACCGACGAACTCGTCAACGCCGCCTCGTTGGACGTCCGCGGCGGAGACGAACTGGTTGTCCACTGGGAATCGTACTTAACGCTCAAGAATGACGCGTTTCGGTAACTGGCGTCACTCGGCCGACGCCTTCCCGCTGATCCGGCGGTCGGCCACGCCGGTGACCCGGCCGGTCGCCGGGTCGATCCAGATACTGTGCGCGTCGCCCTGGGACTGCACCTGATCGACCCGGTGGCCCATCTCCTTGAGTTTCGCGACCAGCTCCGGGTGCCCTTTCACGAACGCCGCCTCGCCCCGGATCACGTCCGGGAACCACTGGTGATGGATACGCGGGGCGTCGACCGCCGCCCGCAGGTCCATGCCGAAATCGACCGTGTTTACCACGACGTTGAGGACCGTGTTGATGATCGTCCGCCCGCCCGGGCTGCCGGTCACGAGGACGGGGGTGTCGTTCTTCACCAGGATCGTCGGGCACATCGAGCTGAGCATCCGCTTGCCGGGGGCGACGAGGTTCGGCGGCGTGCCGATCCGCCCGGTCGGGTTGGTCACGCCCGGGAGCCAGCCGAAGTCGTTCATCTCGTCGTTCATCAGGAACCCGGCACCCCGCACCACGACTTTCCCGCCGTAGGAGTTTTCCAGGGTGTACGTCAGGGACACCGCCGCGCCAGACCCGTCGACGACCGAAAAGTGCGTGGTCTGTTCGCTTTCAAGGGCGAGCGGGATGTCGCCCGCCAGGTCCGCGCTCGGGGTCGCTCGCTTGGGGTCGATGCCGGCGGCCAGTTCCTTGGCGTAAGCCTTGTCCAGCATGCGCCGGGAGATGGGGGTGAAGGCCGGGTCGCCGAGATCGTGGGCGCGGTCGCGATACGCCCGCCGCATCGCCTCGACGATGAGGTGGATAGTCCGCGGTTCCCAGCGGTCGGCCGGTTTAAAGTCGAACGTCTCCAGAATGTTGAGCTGTTCGAGCAGCGTGAACCCGCCCGAGGACGACGGCGGGGCCGTGTAAACGTCGTATCCCCGGTACTTGCCGACGACGGGAACCCGGCGGACCGGCTTGTAAGCGGCCAGGTCTTCGCGGGTGATGAGGCCGCCGCCGCGGGTCATCTCGGCCGCGATCAGGTCGGCGGTTTTGCCGGTGTAGAATCCGTCCGGCCCCTTCTCGGCGATCCGGGCAAGTGTCTCCTTCAAGTCCGGCTGCACGAGGCGGTCGCCGACCTTCCAGGAGCCGCCGCCCGGCTTGCCGAACACCCGGCGGAACTCGGCCGATGCGTCCCCGACCGAATTGCGGACCGTGGCCGAGATCGAGGCGGCGTTGAACGCGTCCAGCTCGAAGCCCTCGCCGGCCAACTTGACGGCGGGGGCAACCAGCTCGGCCCACGGGAGCTTGCCATACGCCTTGTGCGCCATCGCAAGTCCGGCGACCGTCCCCGGCACGCCGATCCGGCGGTGGGCGGAGCGGTCGGCCAGTTTGACGAACATGTCTCGGGTGGCGGCTGCCGGGGCGACCTCGCGGAAGTCGAACACGGCCGGGTCGCCGCTACCGTTCGGGTGGACGAGCAAGTATCCGCCGCCGCCGACGTTCCCGGCGGCCGGGTACGTGACGGCGAGTGCGAACGCGGTCGCGACGGCGGCGTCCACCGCGGTGCCGCCTTTACGAAGGACGGCCGCCCCCACGTCCGACGCCGGGCCGCTCACCGAGACGACTACGCCGCCCTTGGCGGGCGGCGCGGGGTCGGCTGCCGATGTGGGCACGGGCGAGACGAAGAGGAGTAAGAAGGTCGTCAGGATGCAGGCGGGGATAAATCGCTCAAGCCGCATGGAACACTCCGCGTTGACACCGAATCGTTGCCAGTGAGAGGTTTTGTGTGGGTATGGGTGGAAGCTTTCCCGGGGTAGCCGCCACGGGCGCTCGGCGCGGGTCTCCGACCCCGCCGTTCGGCCCGACCGCAGGTCTCCTGTCCCGATGCTCGCCGCACGCACCCGCGTGGGTCTCCTCCCGACGCTCACCACATTGGGCTTTCATCGTGGGGACGGGAGACCTGAGGTCGGGCCGAACGGCGGGGTCGGAGACCCGCGCCGAGCGCCGTAAGCCCTGGGCCTACCCTGAGTGAACGCCCAGCCACTCCCGTAACCCCGCTTCCAATTCCCCCACGAACTGGCTCCGCGGCATCACCCGGTCACACCCCGCGCGGCGGGCCGCTTTGAGCGCGTCCGTGTCGACATGGGAGCCGTAGGCGATCACCCGCGGCGGCACCGGGCACACCGCCCGCAGCGCGGTGAGAAAGGCGGGCAGATCGAGGCCAGGGTTGTGAATATCCACGATCACACACGTGGGCACCGTGTTTCCGGCCGCCCTCAGAGCCGCTTCGGCGGACCGGGCTTGCGTCACGACCAGGCCGGCGGCGCGGGCGGTGGTGGTCACTTTACTCGTGAAAATCAGGTCGTCGCAGACCATCAGCCCGCGCGGCGCGGGCGCGTCGGCCGTGGTCACTTCTTGCCCCCGGTGTACCCGTCCTGGATCAGTTTCAGCGCCGCGGCCAGGCCGTCGTCCGGCTTCTTGTCCGTCAGTCCCTTGCGGATCGCGTCGGCGATCTTCTGGGCGTACTTCTCCGGGAACTTGCCCTTCTCCGCGGCCGTGATGTCCACGCTCAGGTGCCGGGGGTCCAGACAGATCAGGACGATGACGCCCTGGACCTTCTCGGCCTTGATCCGCTCGCCCATCCACTCGCGGAACATCTTCTGCCGCTCGTCGGCCGTTCCTTTCCGGGCTTTCTCGACCCAGTCGGATGGGGCCACCGGGTAGGTTTCGATCAGCACATCGAGGTCTTTCTTGAACAGGTCGGTAACCGTCTGCTCGGCCGCCTTGACAGCGTCCGCTGAGAACAGCTTCGCCTTGTCCGACACGGGCGGCGGCGCCTCCCGCTTGGGACCAGCCGTAGCCGTGTGGGTGGGCTCTGACGAATGATCGCGGAGGAGGCGTTTCACTTCCGAGATGTCGACAAAGAAGCTCACGAGCTGGGCGTTGACCGCGCCCCCCTGGGTGACGCCGACGAGTTCGCCCTTGTCGTTCAGGAGCGGGCCGCCGCTGTCGCCCGGGTTGGTGGGCGAGTCGGTCTCGATCACTTTCGCCTCGAACGTGATCCGATGGTTCCGCTCCAGCTCCACCTGCCACTTCTTGCGGTACACCTGTCGAACGGTCCCCTTGACGTACCCCCACAGGGCACCGGACTTGCCGGCGTTCCCGATCGAGTGGACGGGCTCGCCCGGGTCCGGGCTGGCGGCCGCGAGCGGGATCGCTTTCACCTCGTCCGGGATGCCGTCGACGCGGATCAGGGCGAGGTCGGCCTTCTTGTCGAGGGCGACTACTCGACCAGAGCGGCCGAGCCGTTCCTTACGCTCCTCGTAATACTGCCGGTCGGAGATCGGCTGGCCGTCGCGGAATTGCGGGAAGTAAACCGTCGCGCGGGGGTTGTCCTCGACGACGTGGTAGTTGGTGAGGACGAGTCGCCGTTCGCGGTCGATCAGGGTGCCGCTGCCGGTGGCCAGCGCGCGGGTCCGAGTCGAGTGAATCCACACGACCGAGGGGACCGTTTGCTTGTACACCTTCGTGCCGGCGGCCACGTCCTGCGCGGCGGCGGGCGCGACGAGGACCGGCGCCAGTGCGAGGGCGAGTAACGGGAGGCGCATCCGATCTCTCCGGGTGTGTGGGCGGGGACGGGAGCATTGTACCGGCCCGCGGGCCGCCGGTCGTCGGGGGTCTTGGGATTCCAGGCGGGTGATGGTCTTGGGGCTCTGCCCCAAACCCCGCTGGAGGGCCGGGAGCCCTCCAGACCTCCCTACTTGCTCCCGATCCGTGGGGCGATCCCAAAGCGGATCGCCCCACGGATCGCTCGCAGGGGCCTGAGTTGATCGCGGCGGGAAGACAGCGACTTTTCGATGGGTTCCAGAAACGGCCTCGCGAGCGACCAGCGGAATGATCCGCTCTGGGATCAATTCCGCTGGTCGGGAGCAAGAGGGGAGGTCTGGAGGGCTCCCGGCCCTCCAGCGGGGTTTGGGGCAGAGCCCCAAGACCATCACCTCACAAAAAGCCGCCGGGTACGTACCCCCTTGCCGTTGCCGCCGTCCGCGGCGAAACTCACTCGACACCCGCTCTCACGCCCCCGGAGACTTCTCCCGTGCCCGAATCACTTCGCTGCGTACCGCCGAACGCCCTGATCGCCGGGTGGGACTTCAGTACCGGGTCGGTGAAGTGCCTCGCGTTCGACTTGAACGGGGCCGTCGTGGCCGAGGTCCGGCTGCCGACCGACTTGTGGACCGAAGGCGGGGTGTCTGAACTCAATCTGATGCAGCTCGAAGGTCAGGCTCGCGCCAGCACCCGCGCGATGGCCGCGAAGTTGAAGGCGCTCGGTCGCGACCGGGACTGGATCGCTGGCGGCGTCTCGGCCACGCACCACTCGGCCGGGCGGATCGACGCGGTCGGCAATCAAGTCCGCCGGGCGATCTGCTGGAACGACCAGACGCTCGCCGGCCCGCACGCCGAAGGGCTACAGCGCCTCGGCGGGCCGGACAAGCCGCGGGAACTGACCGGCGGCCCGTGGGCAGTCCGGTATTCGCTCAGCCACCTGGTGAAAGACGAACAAACGCTGACGGCCGCGGACTGGAAGCGGACCAAGTGGATTCTGCCGCACGGCCCGCTGGCGGCCGGCTACCTGACCGGGCGGTTCGACTGCATCAGCGTCTCCTCGGCCGCGTCGACGGGCATCCTCGACCTGCGGACGAACCAGTGGCGCAAGGAGATGTTGAACGCCCTGGCTGACCCGGCCCACCGCGACCAGGCGTGGGAGAACCTGCCCGACCTGATCGACATGGCCACCCCGATCGGGAAGATGGCCGACTACGTCGCACTGGAGGCCGGGCTGCCGTTCAACGTCCGCCCGTTCGTTTTCCCGACGCTCGACGACCAGGCGGCCGGCTTGATCGGCGGCGGGGCCGTGGACGCCGGGCAGGTAGCGATCATCCTGGGCAACTCGGCGGTGGTGAACTCGTCGTCGGCCATTCTCCCGCAGTCCGGCAGTCTCGACGCGATGCGACTGAACTGGGGGCCGTTCCTCTGGATGCGGTGCTACAGCAACGGGGCGCAGTTCCTCGACCGGGTCGTCGGCCCGGACGCGGACTGGACGGCTCTGGAGGCGGCGGCCCGCGCGGTTTCGGCCGGCGCGAACGGGACCGAGGTGTTGCCGTTCGTGCTGTCCGAGCCGTCGATCGGCGTGACGGCCCCGCGGGTGACGTGGTTCCCGGAGCAGCCGAAAGACGTGGGCGTCCGCGTCCGGGCGTCGTTCGAGGCGCTGGCGTACCTGATCGCGCTGGCAGTAAAGGAACACGAGGCGGCTGGCCAGAAGATTACCCGCGTCACCATTTCGGGCGGGATCGCGAAGAGTGAATTGATGGGCGAGATCCTGGCGAGTGTGCTGAACCGGCCGCTCGAACGACTGGTGTCGTCCGAAGGCCCGGCGCTCGGGGCTGCGGCCGCGGCCCTGGCGGGTCTGGAAACGCACCTCCGGGGCGAACGCGGCATCCGCGAACGATACACGGTAGCCGACGCGGTCGCCGCGATCGTGAAGTTCCGGGCTCCCGTCGTCCCGCGGCCGGAGTGGGTGCCGGCGTACCAGACGGGGCTGAAGTTGTTTGCGGATCGGGTGCGGGGGTGAGGGTCATCCGGGAACACTTGCCAGTCTGAACCGAAACCGTGATCCACGGCTTCTGGAGCAGTGATATTGTCGGACGAGTTCCTGGCGGCGATCGCCCCCAGTGACGCGTCCGACGACGCGTTTAATGTCATTTCAATAGCCACTGTACGGCTAAGTACATCGACACCGTCGAACTTCACCGGCAATACCGCCGACTCAATGAAGTTTCAATGGCCACTGTACGGCCAACCACATCGGCGCCATGGCAACTGCTCCGCGTTGTAAGCCCGGTCGGGAATTGCACGTTTCAATGGCCACTGTACGGCCAACCACATCGGCGCCAAAAGTGAGTACGGGCCGATTCAGGTTGCCGTGGAGAGTTTCAATGGCCACTGTACGGCCAACCACATCGGCGCCTGTACTTGTTGGCGCAGGCGTCACATTCTTACTGAACCTCCGGTTTCAATGGCCACTGTACGGCCAACCACATCGGCGCCTCGTTGAGGTTCACGCAAATGGGTCGCAAGCTGGTCGTTTCAATGGCCACTGTACGGCCAACCACATCGGCGCTGTGTGGTGTTCGTCATGGTCATCGTCTTCGGTGACGACATGTTTCAATGGCCACTGTACGGCCAACCACATCGGCGCCCTGATACTTCTTCCCGTTGTACTCGAACCCCTCAACATAGAAGTTTCAATGGCCACTGTACGGCAAACCACATCGGCGCCTGCCGATGACGGGATGGAAACGTTCGGGATTGCCGGGTTTCAATGGCCACTGTACGGCCAACCACATCGGCGCCGAGTTTCAGGCGGGTGAAGTGCCGAACGACCTTTTGCTCGTTTCAATGGCCACTGTACGGCCAACCACATCGGCGCCGGCGCGTTTGACGACGACGGGCCGACGTACCACGCAACGTTTCAATGGCCACTGTACGGCCAACCACATCGGCGCAGACCGCGTACGGGGACGCGCACGAGCCGCCGCGAAAGGTTTCAATGGCCACTGTACGGCCAACCACATCGGCGCCTCCTGCAATAGCGGGAGCGGTTGGAGCTGGATCATTGTTTCAATGGCCACTGTACGGCCAACCACATCGGCGCCCGTGTTCGACGTATTACCATTTCGCCAACAACTTTACGTTTCAATGGCCACTGTACGGCCAACCACATCGGCGCCGGGGCGATTCTCTGTGTCCAAAGGGAGCAGGGAGAGCAAGTTTCAATGGCCACTGTACGGCCAACCACATCGGCGCCGCGTGGGGAAACCACTGCATGTTTGGCAAAGAAATCACGTTTCAATGGCCACTGTACGGCCAACCACATCGGCGCCCGCAGTAGCCGGGGAACCACTCGTCTTGCGGCGTGTGTTTCAATGGCCACTGTACGGCCAACCACATCGGCGCCGCTGGAGGATGAAGGGCAAAACCTTTGGAGGAGCAAAGGGTGAAGTCTCTCTGATGCTGTGAAATGCCGGGGTTTTTGGCGTTCGGGCCGGGAAACACGCTGCGAGTCCCTTTTCGCCCTCCATGCCATTCGCCGTTTGTGCTTGAAAAAGTGCGGCGTTCCGACTCTCTTTGGGTTTACTACGACTCATCGAGCGAAGGAACGCCGCATGACCCTTTCTATCCCCCTGACCCTCGTCATGGCCACGTGTACGGCCCCCTGCGAATCGGACACGCCCAGCCCTCGGGACCGCTCCCTCGACGATCTGTGTACCGCGTCCCGGGACCAACTCCAGGCGCTCGTCGACGCCTTCCGGTCGGAGCCCATCACCCCGGCACGGACCCAGCAATTCGAGCACGACGTTCAGAACGCTCTCCGCGGGCTCGGCCGGCACGTCGTCCAGTACACCTACAACCACGTCGAACCGGCGGCCATCGCCGAGCAACCCCGGCACGCCCAGTTCGCGTGCGAGAGGTACACGCGGGTCGGCGCAAAGACCCCGCAGAACGTGTGGACGGTGTTCGGCCAACTGGTCGTCCGGCGGATCGGCTACCGGCCATCCCAGGCGGGCGAACCGATGCTCTTCCCGCTGGCCCACCGGCTGGGATTGATCCACGGGGCGAGTCCGGCTCTGGCCGCCCGGGCGTGCCAGTTCCTGGCCGAGGCCGGATCCAACCAGCAGCGGGTTCTGGCCCGCCTGCGGACGGACCACGGGGTCGGTTGGGGGGTCAAGAAGTTGCGCCAGGTGAGTCGGGCCGTGTCGGACGAGATGGCCGAATACCGGCACGACGCCCAGGTCGACCAACTCGTGGCCTGGCTGGTCGCGGCCGGGGCATCGACCGGCCGACACAAGCCGGTCGTGTGTGTCGGTCGGGACGGGATCACGCTCCGTCTGCGGATGACACGCGGGAGTCTGTACGAGGTGGCCAGCACGGGCACGGTCAGCGTGTACGACCGCCGGGGGACGCGGTTGGGGACCGTGTACCTGGCGTACGCGCCCGCATCCGGCCAGCCCGCGATGCGTGGGGCGTTGACGGCCATCATCCGCGACGTGTTGACCCGGTGGGAGGGTCCGTTACCCCGGTGGTGCTACGTGACGGACGCCGGGGACAACGAGACCGGGTACTACGACGACGTGCTCAAGGGGATGACGCACCCGCGGACCCAGCAGGTCTTAGAGTGGGTCCGGGTGGTCGATTACTACCACGCGAGCGAGCGGGTGTGGACGTTGGCGAACGTGTTGTTCGGTGGCGACCGGGGGGCCGTGGGGTGGGCGAAGAAGATGCTGAAGTGGATGCTCCAACCGGGCGGGGTGAACCGGGTGCTGCACTCGGCCGCGGCGTTCCGGGTGGCCCGGACGCTGACCCGGACCCAGAAGAAGGAGTACGACCGGGCGTACGCGTACCTGCGAAACCGGATGGGTCACATGGACTACGCGAGATACCGACGGGTGGGTGTTCCGTTGGGCAGTGGAGTAACCGAGGCGGCGTGCAAGACGGTGTTCACTCAGCGGTTGAAGCTCAGCGGCATGCGGTGGACGAAAGAGGGGGCGCAAGTGATCTTGAACCTGCGGGTGATCCTCCTGAGCGGGGTCTGGGACGTCGTGTATGGGCGGGTCTTGGCCGCACGGCC from the Fimbriiglobus ruber genome contains:
- the ggt gene encoding gamma-glutamyltransferase; its protein translation is MRLERFIPACILTTFLLLFVSPVPTSAADPAPPAKGGVVVSVSGPASDVGAAVLRKGGTAVDAAVATAFALAVTYPAAGNVGGGGYLLVHPNGSGDPAVFDFREVAPAAATRDMFVKLADRSAHRRIGVPGTVAGLAMAHKAYGKLPWAELVAPAVKLAGEGFELDAFNAASISATVRNSVGDASAEFRRVFGKPGGGSWKVGDRLVQPDLKETLARIAEKGPDGFYTGKTADLIAAEMTRGGGLITREDLAAYKPVRRVPVVGKYRGYDVYTAPPSSSGGFTLLEQLNILETFDFKPADRWEPRTIHLIVEAMRRAYRDRAHDLGDPAFTPISRRMLDKAYAKELAAGIDPKRATPSADLAGDIPLALESEQTTHFSVVDGSGAAVSLTYTLENSYGGKVVVRGAGFLMNDEMNDFGWLPGVTNPTGRIGTPPNLVAPGKRMLSSMCPTILVKNDTPVLVTGSPGGRTIINTVLNVVVNTVDFGMDLRAAVDAPRIHHQWFPDVIRGEAAFVKGHPELVAKLKEMGHRVDQVQSQGDAHSIWIDPATGRVTGVADRRISGKASAE
- a CDS encoding response regulator, which translates into the protein MTTADAPAPRGLMVCDDLIFTSKVTTTARAAGLVVTQARSAEAALRAAGNTVPTCVIVDIHNPGLDLPAFLTALRAVCPVPPRVIAYGSHVDTDALKAARRAGCDRVMPRSQFVGELEAGLREWLGVHSG
- a CDS encoding trypsin-like peptidase domain-containing protein, whose amino-acid sequence is MRLPLLALALAPVLVAPAAAQDVAAGTKVYKQTVPSVVWIHSTRTRALATGSGTLIDRERRLVLTNYHVVEDNPRATVYFPQFRDGQPISDRQYYEERKERLGRSGRVVALDKKADLALIRVDGIPDEVKAIPLAAASPDPGEPVHSIGNAGKSGALWGYVKGTVRQVYRKKWQVELERNHRITFEAKVIETDSPTNPGDSGGPLLNDKGELVGVTQGGAVNAQLVSFFVDISEVKRLLRDHSSEPTHTATAGPKREAPPPVSDKAKLFSADAVKAAEQTVTDLFKKDLDVLIETYPVAPSDWVEKARKGTADERQKMFREWMGERIKAEKVQGVIVLICLDPRHLSVDITAAEKGKFPEKYAQKIADAIRKGLTDKKPDDGLAAALKLIQDGYTGGKK
- a CDS encoding xylulokinase is translated as MPESLRCVPPNALIAGWDFSTGSVKCLAFDLNGAVVAEVRLPTDLWTEGGVSELNLMQLEGQARASTRAMAAKLKALGRDRDWIAGGVSATHHSAGRIDAVGNQVRRAICWNDQTLAGPHAEGLQRLGGPDKPRELTGGPWAVRYSLSHLVKDEQTLTAADWKRTKWILPHGPLAAGYLTGRFDCISVSSAASTGILDLRTNQWRKEMLNALADPAHRDQAWENLPDLIDMATPIGKMADYVALEAGLPFNVRPFVFPTLDDQAAGLIGGGAVDAGQVAIILGNSAVVNSSSAILPQSGSLDAMRLNWGPFLWMRCYSNGAQFLDRVVGPDADWTALEAAARAVSAGANGTEVLPFVLSEPSIGVTAPRVTWFPEQPKDVGVRVRASFEALAYLIALAVKEHEAAGQKITRVTISGGIAKSELMGEILASVLNRPLERLVSSEGPALGAAAAALAGLETHLRGERGIRERYTVADAVAAIVKFRAPVVPRPEWVPAYQTGLKLFADRVRG